The Thermodesulfobacterium sp. TA1 sequence TGTCTACTGTCCTATAGGGGTAGACAACGGGCTTATTGCCAGAGAATTAAGAAAACTTTTTAGTCAAGAGTTAGGGTGGGCTCCTCCTGAGGTTTATCAAAAAGGGACAAGACTTCATCTAAAAGCTGGGTCATCTACCGGAATGAACCCTCAAGGCATAAAAGATACCATAACCTTCTTAGAAGAAGAGATAGCAGAAAAAACGGGGAAAAAAATAAAAATCCCTGTAGATAAAAAGGGGGCAGAATATCTTTTTATTCATAACGCAGGGGAGTACATCTCTTGGCCAGACCATATGGAAGCATTCTTTATCTTGTTTGATGCTGCAGGCATTGACTACACCATAAGTAGTGAACCCTTAGGCTATGATGGGGTTAACTATGGGGCTTGGTATGATGACATAGAACTGGCAAGGATTGCAGTCAATCATCTAAAAATAGCTCATTCCTTAGGGGTTAAAAAAATTTTAGTCGGAGAATGTGGGCATGCGCATAAGGTTTTTTGTGTAATTTTAGATAGGTTGCTTCCTGCAAGTTCTCCTTTAGCTGAGATAAAAAAAGAAAGTTGCATTCCTTTGGTTTGGGAAATAGTAAAAAGCGGAAAACTTAAGCTTGACCCCTCAAGAAACGATTTTTATTTTACTTTACATGACTCTTGTAACATCGTAAGACTTATGGGTATTGTAAAACCTCAAAGAGAAGTCTTAAAAAAAGTAGTCCCTCAAGGAAGGTTTAAGGAAATGAATCCAACCGGGGTTAAAAATTATTGTTGCGGAGGAGGGAGTGGGTTTGCTATCATGGGAAGTTTAAACTTTCCAGTTTTTCGAAAAAAAGTAGGCCTTAAAGTAAAACTTTGTCAGATAATAGAAACCTTTAAAGATGTTCTTACAGAAGACAAAATCAAACTGGTAGTGGCTACCTGTTCTAACTGTAAAGGAACCATCAGAGAGATGGAACATACTTATCAACTTTTTGAGAAATATCGAATAACCCATTGCGGATTGGTAGACTTAGTAGTCAACGCCATGGCAGACATCCCTCCGTTTTTAAACTTTGAAGAGATGTTTTAATGTTTAAGCTATACTAAAAAGTTTGGTAGTGTCTCATTAATTGTGTAAAGCCTTGAAGGAAAGGGAAGGGTATGGTAGCTTCCCCAATGCTTAATAACCAAAACTACCAGAAAGGAGGGGAAGCTACCGTGAAAGAAAAAACTAAAACTTTAACAAAACAACCTATAGAAGAAATTCTAAACTTTTTTTCAGCAAGAAGTCAACAATCTTATTAAAAACCTTTTAGAAAACCTTATGCTTAAAGAAAGAAGGATTTATTTAGAAGAGCAAGAAGACTATGCAAATGGTTTTTATACAAGAGATTTACTTACAAAGTATGGGAAGGTCCAAGATTTAAAAGTGCCCCGGGTCAGGAATGGTGGTTTTCGTCCTGCTATACTTTCTGAAAGAAGGAGGGCTGAATTAGACCTTACATCTACTGTTATTACCCTTTATGCAGTGGGAGTAAGCACAAGAAAAATTTCTCAGTTTTTGGAAAGTATTTATGGCGCATACTATTCACCTCAAAGCATTTCCCGGTTAATAAAGGTGACTGAAGATGAAGTTAAAGAACTTAATTGTCTATTCGTCGAAATGAGGTAGCAAAGGAGCCAGTATATTTAGCTTTAGGGATAAAGCCTGATGGGAGAAGAGAGATACTTGGATTTTGGATATTTGGGTCTGAAGGGAAGGGGGTTAGCGAAAGAGATAAAAAGGAGGATAAAGGTAATAGAAGTATTTCCGGATGAAGGCTCTGTTGAGAGGTTGTTATATTTAATCTTGAAAGAACTGAATGAGAGGTTAAACTTAAGGAAGTTAAGAGGGTTTAATGAAATTGAATTTGGGAACTACCATGCCTTTCCCGGAAAAATTTTTACACAATAAAAGGGACACTATGAAAAGTTTTTTTAAACTAAAGAAGGGGGTGAAAGAGATGGAAAAACAGGAGAAAATAAAAAATAAACTCTGGGGTTTACTAATCTTTAGCGTTGTGGTGCTATTTTTGGTTAACGCTGGTTTCTTATATTTATCTTGGGAAGTAAAATCGGTTATAAAAGAAGATAGACTTAAAGATTTTTTAGACTATAGAGTTATTTTTTTATCTCTTTTCTCATTAACCGCTGTTTTAGTAGAGGTATTTTGGGGATGGAAAATTATAGATAAATTAGTAAAAAGTGCTAACGAACTAAAACAGGTATTGGCTACCCTACACAAAGGAGATTTTACCGTTGACATAACCGTTTACAGTAAAGACGAACTTGGGGTAGCTTCTCAGCTTCTACATGAAATTATTCTTAAGAGAAGAAAGTTTTTTTCTCAGGCTAAGGATATTTCAGAGAACCTTTTTAAATATTCGACAAATATTTCCAAGGTTTCAACCGAACTTATCGAAAATTTAAAGTTTCTTACCGAAAGATCTACTCAGATGACCATATCTGCTAATCAAATCACAGAGTCTTTAGCCAACATCGTTCAAAACCTATCTCAAATAAGAGACTTTAGCAGTGAAACCTCAGAAAGTTCAAAAGAGGGTATGCTACTTTCTTCACAACTATCCAAAGACGTAGAAAGTCTAAAAGAAACGTTTGACAGATTAGGTTTAGTGATTAACGAATTAAGAAATAGTTCAGACCAGATAGGTTCGATAGTTATGTTGATAAAAGATATTGCCGAACAAACCAACCTGTTAGCCCTTAATGCTACTATAGAAGCTGCTCGAGCAGGAGAACATGGAAAAGGATTTGCTGTGGTAGCTGAAGAGGTAAGAAAATTAGCGGATAATACTACCAAGGCTACAGAAAAAATCGCAGAAGTTATAAAAGAAATACAAAACAAGGTAATCTCTGTAGAAGAGGTGATGAGGGGTTCGGTAGAAAAATTAGTCCAGGGCACACAAAAAGCTAATCAAACCGAAAGGATGTTAAAAGAAATCTTTGAAAAAACGCAAGAACTAAAAGAAAAAATAGACTTTATTGCTAACTCAAGCGAGGCTATCTCGTTTAACACAGAAACCATCTCTAAGGATTTAAACGAAATAACAGAAAGAATAAAAAATCTCTATAAAGCTCAAGAAAATACCGGATTGATAGCCGCTCAAGTCCTAAAAGAAAGTGAAACTCTAAAAGAGGCGGTAGGATTACATAAGGCTAAAGATTAAGGTTTTATTTTATCGCCTGATATAACGTTACGATCCCAAAGGTTAGAGGGATAAAATTTACTTCTGAAAACCCTGCTTTTAAAAGCAGGGTTTTTACCTTTTGAGGAGAAGGGAAAGATTTTATAGAACTTGCTAAATATTTATAGGCCTCTTTGTCTCCGGTTAAAGCCCCACCTAAAAAGGGCATATAATAACTTAAGTAAAAATTATAAAACTTTTGAATAAAAAAATTTTTAGGCCAAGAAAACTCAAGGATGACCAGCCTTCCTCCTGGCTTTAAAACCCTAAAAAACTCTTTTAAAGCTTTTTCTTTGTTAGGAAGGTTTCTTAAACCAAAGGCAATAGAAATTCCCCCAAAAGAGCTGTTTTTAAACGGCAAGTCTTCTGCGTCTCCACAGATAGGATAGATAAGGGTATCTTTTATCCGGTTTTTACCAAAAAAAAGCATCTCAAAGCTAAAATCAAGGGCAAAAACTGGGGCTAATCGGTTTTCATGGTAGAGGTCTAAGGTTAACGTAAAAGGTCCACAACAAAGGTCAAGCCAAGGATGAGGGGCGTCGGCTAAAAGAGAAGCAACCTTTTTCCTCCATAGTCTATCCTGCCCCAAGCTTCCTATTAGGTTTACTAAATCATATCTTCTGACTATCCGATCAAACTTACGTTTTACAAAATCTTTTTCTACCTTCATTATATAAGCCTATCTCCTAAACTAAAAAAGTTAAGTTCAGGAAGGGCAGGTATTAATTTTTTCTTATATAAAAGCTCACAAAAATAAAGATAGGCTCTTTGTTTTAGCCCTGAAAAATCATACTCTAAGTGAGTAAGATACCGATGGACAAAATCCTTGGGGAGTTTTAGATGGCTTCGATCTACCACCTCTTTTAGGTTTGAAAAAGCCTTGGCTCTGGCGTAATAAAGGTTTAAACAAAAACTGGTAATCTCTCGCTTAAGGTTCATGAACTCTTTTTTCATGATAAAAAGAGCAAAAACAAAAGGAAAGTTAGTATATTTTAACCAAAGCTCGGCTAAATCGGTTATCAGATACCTATTTTCTTCATTTTGGAGGATTAAAGCTTCATCTCCTATGGCTAAATAACCTTTTAATTCCTTTTTTTCTTGTTCTGTTAAATCCTTCCAGTTTTTAGTAAGCTCTATATATTTAGGTTTGACACCAACAAAATCTTCAAGCAAGACCCTTAAAAGCAAAAAAGAACTTTCGGTTTCAGGGGTTATACCTATAGGTTTACCATCTAACAAAGATAGCGACTCTTCGTGATAAAGCACCACGCTTTTTACCTCTCCTACCGCACTGATAGACAAGTCTGGTAAAATCAAAAATTCCTTAGGGTTTTTTGCATAAACTACGCTTGAACTTAGGCTAGCACAAAGGGTCATTTGTCTAAGAAGTTGGTTAAGTCTTTTTGGTACCTCTAATACTAGTTCTATTCCCTGGTTCTTTTTAGGAAGGTAAAAAAGTAAAGGTAAGGTGTTTATATAAAGAGGAATCCCTATTTTTAGTTTATCCATAGAACCTATATAAAACCTCCTTTTTAGCGTTGAGAAGAGAACTCAACATTTCTTGAGGGTTGTCGGTAAGGTAATCAAAAACTTCGATTACCAACAAATTAGGAAGGTATCCTGGGCAAATAGCCCCTAAATTTTCATAACCTAAAATTTTTGCTCCGTTTAAAGTAGCCATCCGAATGAAGATTTCTGGAGGGATGTCTGGAAAGGCTGAATAAAGGGTTTTTAATTCTTCCCAAACGGAAAGGGAAGTGTTGCTGGCTAAGCTATCTGTGCCTATTCCTATTTCAAGCCCTGCTTCTAATAGCAAAGGCAGGTTAGGAAGTCCTACTCCAGTAAAAAGATTACTTCTTGGGCAAACACACACTTTAGGTTTATGTCTTTTTAGCACCTCTAAGTCTTCCTTTTCTAATTGCACTAAATGGACGAGTAAGGTTTTTTCGTCAAGTAGGTTTAAACTGGCTAAATATTTTACTGGGCTTAGCCCTGG is a genomic window containing:
- a CDS encoding transposase; this encodes MLKERRIYLEEQEDYANGFYTRDLLTKYGKVQDLKVPRVRNGGFRPAILSERRRAELDLTSTVITLYAVGVSTRKISQFLESIYGAYYSPQSISRLIKVTEDEVKELNCLFVEMR
- a CDS encoding menaquinone biosynthetic enzyme MqnA/MqnD family protein, with the translated sequence MDKLKIGIPLYINTLPLLFYLPKKNQGIELVLEVPKRLNQLLRQMTLCASLSSSVVYAKNPKEFLILPDLSISAVGEVKSVVLYHEESLSLLDGKPIGITPETESSFLLLRVLLEDFVGVKPKYIELTKNWKDLTEQEKKELKGYLAIGDEALILQNEENRYLITDLAELWLKYTNFPFVFALFIMKKEFMNLKREITSFCLNLYYARAKAFSNLKEVVDRSHLKLPKDFVHRYLTHLEYDFSGLKQRAYLYFCELLYKKKLIPALPELNFFSLGDRLI
- a CDS encoding (Fe-S)-binding protein translates to MSLCNFIKNELEFIKNELEEEIKGCEVCFKALAQPGKQPLVKIEEEEALKIPGIEEIKDQTPESWYQTYNLSLDGYTMFPQPDPVSEEEKAEVVKRFLNGLSKLLNPKSNWTFIRPLKLSLENCVKCNTCADACHLYLASGRKEIYRPNFRAEVLRRIYEKHFTFTGKLNSWFGEEIEVSYDLIRRLFELAYRCTLCRRCVVYCPIGVDNGLIARELRKLFSQELGWAPPEVYQKGTRLHLKAGSSTGMNPQGIKDTITFLEEEIAEKTGKKIKIPVDKKGAEYLFIHNAGEYISWPDHMEAFFILFDAAGIDYTISSEPLGYDGVNYGAWYDDIELARIAVNHLKIAHSLGVKKILVGECGHAHKVFCVILDRLLPASSPLAEIKKESCIPLVWEIVKSGKLKLDPSRNDFYFTLHDSCNIVRLMGIVKPQREVLKKVVPQGRFKEMNPTGVKNYCCGGGSGFAIMGSLNFPVFRKKVGLKVKLCQIIETFKDVLTEDKIKLVVATCSNCKGTIREMEHTYQLFEKYRITHCGLVDLVVNAMADIPPFLNFEEMF
- a CDS encoding ubiquinone/menaquinone biosynthesis methyltransferase, with amino-acid sequence MKVEKDFVKRKFDRIVRRYDLVNLIGSLGQDRLWRKKVASLLADAPHPWLDLCCGPFTLTLDLYHENRLAPVFALDFSFEMLFFGKNRIKDTLIYPICGDAEDLPFKNSSFGGISIAFGLRNLPNKEKALKEFFRVLKPGGRLVILEFSWPKNFFIQKFYNFYLSYYMPFLGGALTGDKEAYKYLASSIKSFPSPQKVKTLLLKAGFSEVNFIPLTFGIVTLYQAIK
- a CDS encoding methyl-accepting chemotaxis protein — its product is MEKQEKIKNKLWGLLIFSVVVLFLVNAGFLYLSWEVKSVIKEDRLKDFLDYRVIFLSLFSLTAVLVEVFWGWKIIDKLVKSANELKQVLATLHKGDFTVDITVYSKDELGVASQLLHEIILKRRKFFSQAKDISENLFKYSTNISKVSTELIENLKFLTERSTQMTISANQITESLANIVQNLSQIRDFSSETSESSKEGMLLSSQLSKDVESLKETFDRLGLVINELRNSSDQIGSIVMLIKDIAEQTNLLALNATIEAARAGEHGKGFAVVAEEVRKLADNTTKATEKIAEVIKEIQNKVISVEEVMRGSVEKLVQGTQKANQTERMLKEIFEKTQELKEKIDFIANSSEAISFNTETISKDLNEITERIKNLYKAQENTGLIAAQVLKESETLKEAVGLHKAKD
- a CDS encoding transposase, translating into MGEERYLDFGYLGLKGRGLAKEIKRRIKVIEVFPDEGSVERLLYLILKELNERLNLRKLRGFNEIEFGNYHAFPGKIFTQ